One genomic region from Haloarcula sp. DT43 encodes:
- a CDS encoding universal stress protein, producing the protein MTILVAIANDSVSGAVIDTAVALADAMDEELYVVHLVDADTADGTAKQLRDEMRERFRDATVVATVAIEHVGRSAMRSGTRVGNELLELAADVDVHHIVMGHEPKGLTGRIREGDAAVAVIDAADVPVTIVPDGKSDA; encoded by the coding sequence ATGACCATTCTCGTGGCTATCGCCAACGATTCGGTCTCCGGGGCGGTCATCGACACGGCAGTGGCGCTCGCGGACGCGATGGACGAGGAACTGTACGTCGTCCACCTCGTCGACGCCGACACCGCCGACGGCACGGCCAAACAGCTCCGGGACGAGATGCGCGAGCGGTTCCGCGACGCGACCGTCGTGGCGACGGTCGCCATCGAACACGTCGGTCGGTCGGCGATGCGGTCGGGCACGCGAGTGGGCAACGAACTGCTCGAACTCGCGGCCGACGTGGACGTTCACCACATCGTCATGGGCCACGAGCCGAAGGGACTGACCGGCCGCATCCGGGAGGGCGACGCCGCGGTCGCCGTCATCGACGCCGCCGACGTGCCGGTCACTATCGTCCCGGACGGCAAGTCCGACGCGTGA